One Bradyrhizobium manausense DNA segment encodes these proteins:
- a CDS encoding AraC family transcriptional regulator: MRQRLRYPWLDLDVDDRSAPVIAVRVDADGTRGEVPDHRHRKGQLVVSLGGGVTCRVPDGLWMVPPHCAVWIPSDMAHSNRATANARLFFVYIEAELVDLPERCCTISISPLLRELIVELSDGAQHDEARRERLIGVLLGELPRMPLQQLHLPLSTEPRLKRIASALADNPADRRTLAQWADRVALSESSLARLVAKETGLTFGRWRQQLHLIVAIRELSAGASVQQVSADLGYESVTAFITMFRKALGKPPAKYLASVARAQLPEANNTELR; encoded by the coding sequence ATCAGGCAAAGGCTTCGATATCCCTGGCTCGACCTGGACGTGGACGACCGGTCCGCGCCGGTCATTGCCGTGCGCGTCGATGCCGACGGGACCAGGGGCGAGGTGCCCGACCACAGGCATCGCAAGGGACAGCTCGTCGTGTCGCTTGGCGGCGGCGTCACGTGCCGCGTGCCTGATGGTCTTTGGATGGTGCCGCCGCACTGCGCGGTCTGGATTCCCTCGGACATGGCGCACAGCAATCGCGCGACCGCCAATGCACGGCTGTTCTTCGTCTACATCGAGGCCGAGCTGGTCGATCTGCCGGAGCGCTGCTGCACGATTTCGATCTCGCCCTTGCTGCGTGAATTGATCGTCGAGCTGTCCGATGGCGCGCAGCATGACGAGGCGAGGCGGGAGCGTCTGATCGGCGTGCTGCTCGGCGAGTTGCCGCGCATGCCTTTGCAGCAATTGCATCTGCCGCTCTCGACCGAACCGCGATTGAAGCGCATCGCCAGCGCATTGGCGGACAATCCGGCGGACCGTCGCACGCTTGCGCAATGGGCCGATCGCGTCGCGCTCAGTGAGAGCAGTCTTGCGCGTCTCGTCGCGAAGGAGACGGGGCTGACGTTCGGACGCTGGCGTCAGCAGCTGCATCTGATCGTCGCGATCCGAGAACTTTCGGCGGGCGCGAGCGTGCAGCAGGTCTCGGCAGACCTTGGCTATGAATCGGTGACGGCCTTCATCACCATGTTCAGGAAGGCGCTGGGCAAGCCGCCGGCCAAATATCTCGCCAGTGTTGCTCGGGCGCAATTGCCTGAGGCAAACAATACGGAACTCAGGTAG
- a CDS encoding carboxylesterase/lipase family protein — protein MHGSMTSGAARLSRQVHTQAGQVRGQPRDASGVLAFKGIPYAAAPLGPLRWRAPQPPTPWTGVRDALDFGAASLSSLADDPRPGPHAEDCLTLNIWTAAREADEKRPVMVWIHGGGFQFGSSANPATDGALLAAKGVVVVSFNYRLGLLGFLAHPELDAEAPSGNYGLLDQLAALRWVQANIAAFGGDADNVTLFGESAGAMAVGILMASPLAHGLFRKAIAESGAFWDGRHGPLQSYGEARARGLAFARRQGDVSIAALRAMPAAHLNAAAPWSFAQDHVTQAFSPSIDHHVVPDAPARRFLRGEQMHIPLLAGWNSAEEFPFMSLSLPHQQARVFRAAAEAMFGKHRMAEALKVYPADTDAQARASAAALAGDLVIGEQCWQALRLHRRGTRAPVYGYHFNYTSPYTPIASHVTEIPFVFGTLTPQRVIGSTTPPAEADRALAQTMMSYWINFATSGDPNASGLPFWPAYDEADIVQILGASIEARPNPQADRFRLLGSFREDGVLPMRWREVN, from the coding sequence GTGCATGGCTCGATGACCTCTGGAGCTGCCCGGCTAAGCCGACAGGTCCACACCCAAGCCGGCCAGGTGCGCGGCCAGCCACGCGACGCAAGCGGCGTGCTCGCGTTCAAGGGCATCCCCTACGCTGCAGCTCCGCTCGGGCCGTTGCGCTGGCGCGCACCGCAGCCGCCGACGCCGTGGACTGGCGTGCGCGATGCGCTCGATTTCGGCGCGGCAAGCCTCTCGTCGCTCGCAGACGATCCGCGACCGGGGCCGCACGCTGAGGATTGCCTCACGCTCAATATCTGGACCGCCGCGCGAGAGGCGGACGAGAAGCGGCCGGTGATGGTGTGGATCCACGGCGGCGGCTTTCAGTTCGGCTCCTCGGCCAATCCCGCCACCGACGGCGCCCTGCTTGCAGCCAAGGGCGTCGTCGTCGTCAGCTTCAACTATCGCCTGGGTCTCCTGGGCTTTCTCGCCCATCCCGAGCTCGATGCGGAAGCCCCCTCAGGCAATTACGGCCTCCTGGATCAGCTCGCCGCGCTGCGCTGGGTCCAGGCCAATATCGCGGCGTTCGGCGGCGACGCCGATAACGTCACCCTCTTCGGTGAATCCGCCGGCGCGATGGCCGTCGGCATTCTGATGGCGTCGCCGCTCGCGCATGGACTGTTCCGCAAGGCCATCGCCGAGAGCGGCGCCTTCTGGGATGGCCGGCACGGGCCGCTGCAAAGCTACGGGGAAGCCCGCGCGCGCGGCCTCGCCTTCGCGCGCCGGCAAGGCGATGTCTCGATCGCAGCCTTGCGCGCCATGCCGGCCGCGCACCTGAATGCGGCCGCGCCCTGGAGTTTTGCCCAGGATCACGTCACGCAGGCCTTCTCGCCGAGCATCGATCACCATGTGGTGCCGGACGCGCCCGCGCGACGCTTCCTGCGCGGCGAACAGATGCACATCCCCCTGCTCGCCGGGTGGAACAGCGCCGAGGAATTCCCCTTCATGTCGCTGTCGCTTCCGCATCAACAGGCGCGGGTCTTTCGCGCAGCCGCTGAGGCGATGTTCGGCAAGCACCGGATGGCGGAGGCCCTGAAGGTTTACCCCGCCGACACCGACGCACAGGCCAGGGCATCCGCCGCAGCGCTCGCCGGCGACTTGGTGATCGGCGAGCAGTGCTGGCAGGCGCTGCGCCTGCATCGGCGCGGCACGCGCGCGCCCGTTTACGGCTATCACTTCAACTACACCTCACCCTACACGCCGATCGCCTCGCACGTCACCGAGATCCCCTTCGTGTTCGGCACGCTGACGCCGCAGCGGGTGATCGGCAGCACGACGCCGCCGGCTGAAGCCGACCGCGCCCTGGCGCAGACGATGATGAGCTACTGGATCAACTTCGCGACCTCAGGGGATCCCAACGCATCAGGCCTGCCGTTCTGGCCCGCCTATGATGAGGCCGATATCGTGCAGATCCTCGGCGCCTCGATCGAAGCCCGTCCCAATCCGCAGGCGGATCGATTCCGCCTCCTCGGCAGCTTCAGAGAGGACGGCGTTCTGCCGATGCGCTGGCGCGAGGTAAATTAG
- a CDS encoding hydrogenase, which translates to MVDAKRRLLWHGTVLFLIGLLTGLVEQHFTNVRMALAAHLEGVMNGTFLLAVGAIWNEVRLSAPTKAAAFWALLVGTYGNWIVTTSAAVLGTAALSPITAVGHEAEPWKEAMITGGFVFIGLAIILAVILLMLGLLGTAKPE; encoded by the coding sequence ATGGTGGACGCGAAGCGAAGGCTCCTCTGGCATGGCACAGTCTTGTTTCTGATCGGATTGCTGACCGGGCTGGTCGAGCAGCACTTCACCAATGTGAGGATGGCGTTGGCCGCTCATCTGGAGGGCGTGATGAACGGCACGTTCCTGCTGGCGGTCGGCGCCATCTGGAATGAGGTCAGGCTATCGGCACCAACGAAAGCCGCGGCCTTTTGGGCACTGCTCGTCGGGACATACGGCAATTGGATCGTCACGACATCGGCCGCCGTGCTTGGGACAGCCGCGCTCTCGCCGATCACGGCGGTGGGGCACGAAGCCGAGCCCTGGAAGGAGGCAATGATCACCGGCGGGTTCGTCTTCATCGGCCTGGCCATCATCCTGGCCGTCATCTTGCTCATGCTCGGGTTGCTGGGCACGGCAAAGCCGGAGTGA
- a CDS encoding glutathione S-transferase family protein, with protein sequence MLTVYGEGRGFRVVWLLEELGLAYRLRPVDLLADESDREFLAINPAGFIPALQDGETIMVESIAILQYLLARHGAGSLAVAPDDPAFASFLQFLHLGEAGLAGPMNAVLVGRALAPEAERNARVTRWAFETFESRLGLVIRRLADCPYLAGDRFTAADISVSYALLLGLRTGNYVPGTIERDYLARTTSRPAYARAMDSCQATKAWAARSPGL encoded by the coding sequence ATGCTCACCGTCTATGGCGAAGGTCGCGGGTTCCGTGTTGTTTGGCTGCTCGAAGAACTCGGACTGGCTTATCGGCTGCGGCCGGTCGATCTGCTTGCGGACGAGAGTGATCGCGAATTTCTTGCGATCAACCCCGCCGGCTTCATTCCCGCGCTGCAGGACGGCGAGACGATCATGGTCGAGTCCATCGCGATCCTTCAGTACCTGCTCGCGCGCCATGGGGCAGGCTCGCTTGCCGTCGCCCCTGATGATCCCGCCTTCGCGTCCTTTCTGCAATTTCTCCATCTGGGCGAAGCGGGGCTCGCCGGGCCGATGAACGCCGTCCTTGTCGGTCGCGCACTTGCACCCGAAGCCGAGCGAAATGCCCGGGTGACCCGATGGGCATTCGAGACCTTTGAGAGCCGGCTGGGTTTGGTGATCCGCCGCCTGGCGGATTGCCCTTATCTCGCCGGCGACCGCTTCACCGCTGCCGACATCTCGGTGAGCTACGCGCTCCTGCTCGGCCTGCGAACCGGCAACTACGTTCCCGGTACCATCGAGCGGGACTATCTCGCGCGCACGACTTCACGCCCGGCCTACGCCCGCGCGATGGACAGCTGCCAGGCCACCAAGGCCTGGGCGGCGAGATCACCGGGATTGTAG
- a CDS encoding VOC family protein, translated as MTTRMTVQGIYACATVSNFDEALVWYEKLMGRPADDQPIPGMAQWRNMGAAGLQLWKDDERAGKGIMTIVTPVLAVENARLASLGLQLVNKVEGKFGAVAQIFDAEGNRINMVEPPKGHVSS; from the coding sequence ATGACGACAAGGATGACTGTCCAAGGCATTTACGCTTGCGCCACCGTTTCCAACTTCGACGAGGCTCTCGTCTGGTATGAGAAGCTGATGGGGCGCCCGGCCGACGACCAACCGATTCCGGGCATGGCCCAATGGCGCAACATGGGCGCGGCCGGCCTGCAGCTCTGGAAGGATGACGAACGCGCCGGCAAGGGGATCATGACGATCGTCACGCCCGTGCTCGCAGTCGAGAACGCACGGCTGGCGAGCCTCGGCTTGCAACTCGTCAACAAGGTGGAAGGCAAGTTTGGGGCCGTGGCTCAGATATTCGACGCTGAGGGCAACCGCATCAACATGGTCGAGCCTCCCAAGGGCCATGTGAGCAGCTGA